Below is a window of Gossypium hirsutum isolate 1008001.06 chromosome A12, Gossypium_hirsutum_v2.1, whole genome shotgun sequence DNA.
aacttacACATAATAGAAGTACCAATGgtagaatttaaccaaatataGATTCTAATACTAAAAAGGAAATAATTTGGCTAGTTTCACGATTGTAACTACCACTAACtgttttgaatgtttcaaaatagCAACTGTaagacccaaattttgcccgagACCCAATAAAATCACAGCTCAAATACCAAAATTCAACTAAAACCCAAAATACCCCAAGCCCAAATacaactcaaaataaaaaataaaaaaaaagaaaaaaatgaagaaaaagaaaaaaacctaacCTCTTCACCTTATGTGCCGCCCTAAGCGCCGTCCTAGTCCTCTTTTGTCTACCActtgtaaaaagaaaagatagtaaataataaaaaaaatgttgtaacaaggctataaaagccatcataAAACCAAATGTAAAAGAGAATGAgggataaaaaaaaacattgtattttCACATAGAGATCAAAAATCCAAAGTaaaaaaaggttgattttaatttcttgtattccctttgttcatttttcatttttgttattttattttattttctttattttatatatatatatatatacataatttaattgaattacttatttgaattcccttgcaaacatgtttatattttttcctttaaatctatttatgtataCTATTTATTccccaattttaaattatactttgtttatttcaaacacttgcctatattactattttttttatatacaatgtttatattaagttttatgctttatgtatcttgttaattgttggtaagtaaatcttgtttcaaattattttgtataattattgatttatattatatAGTTTGTCATTCTTATATTCCTTTGTATATTCTTACATGGttgcatttatataattcatctaTGTTACAACTTGTTAATATGtacattattcattttaaaattttatataggtACACATTACTATTGCTatgcacataatatatattatatacatatatacattttttgaatcttggtttttaaattattttgcataacactaactttaaatttcctcttataatatttattttgaagctcatttatatgttaaactttatatactttatgtattatttatttttattttttatttattttatgatctattgtaaattttttgcatgtattatctgtttatgtgtatatatatatataatttagctacttttaaattgttcattccaagtttatttgttttaacattttttattaccttttaaaatatttttcttaaaatagatttttatttaaccATTAGTTAGAAACGTTAAATAGTGTATGTGGTAAGATTATTATCATTGGGCATGTTTCAATTTTCGTGCTTGTACTTTTcaaaaaattgtataatatattattgatatatgttttccatatttgttactttgttttGCATCCCCATGTATTATATTATGATTGAGATTGCCAACCTATTTGCTtgaaatcattcatttcattttctttgcttcAAATGAATCGAATAAATACGTTGCAAGTTTGTTTCCATAATCACtcccttttaaaataaaaaataaaaaaataaaatttcaaagcgaggtaatatttcgtgtttggtaattcgagaaattgtgccctaacgtgttgggtttcgattttctgtttGACCAAATAAATATTCTCTCGAGATTTCGTCCatgtttttttcaaattaaaaataatgcaaTATTTCGAATTtaggaaattcaagaaaatagtaccctaatttactaggtttcaatttttcttgtttaacctaaataactaaatatccttttgaaatttcaaaagcatgagttttggaaattataaaatgatcttgtatcgaggatttgaaatgttgtgtcctatcgtgctgggttgcgctttttcatttgttcaaaacaatcgaagattcctttggaatttcactcacgttttctaaaaactctttaaaatgaaagaaatgttcgatgtttggcaattcggggaatagtgccctatcgtgttgggttgcaatctcccgtttgttcaaaataatcgaatgtctCTTCGGAATTTCACTCATATCTTCCAAGGTGAGGCAATGGTCAATATTttgaaattcgaggaatcgtgccctactgagCTGCgtatcgatttttcgttggaccaaatagttgggcatccttttgttgTTTTCGAATTATGAATTTTCGaacgtcgaaacaagaagatttttggcaaaggactcgggttattcaaatgttattaacaagaaccacatttcaaaaacatttttaattttagacaaaatgacagtatttaatcgatttggtaccaattttgggcgtaatgagggtgctaatccttcctcatacgtaatcgactcccgagcctattttctcatattttcgtagaccaaaatcattgttttagtaaaccaaaatgttttattaaaacaacccaaatttctaggtgatccgatcacacctaaacaagaaaagattggtggcgactccattttcgctttccaaaaagtcgatccatcatttttaaatcgaaaaaaaatggtttcaacagcaACCATTAGAAAAGcttgagaaattttattttttattataaatgttaatgggtaaattacactagTAGTCAATCGGCAATTcgtaagtttttttttgtttacctaattatgaaaagttacaatatagtcacttaattatttgattttgactttttttattaCCCGCCGTTAAATGGCTAACAGGAAAATAAAGTAGCAGCtgttaaaattaacataataacaattttaagcTTCAACATCTATacattgttttaatttaattttgtttctaaaaATTCCACCCTTAACTTTAGCACGCCTTGGTTGAAccaaaaaaatcaaacatttcacttaaaaaagctaaaaaaaaaaactaatttatcaGCTATATTAGatcaaaaatatatcaaaaatagaaACATCcgaaaatacaatataataattttatttttttcattcttttaaaatcaACACCAATGCAtaaaaaaactacaaaaaaattatacaatGTTTAAATGTTAAAAGTTATCTTTTAAAACCAGACTAAATCAACACAatgtataaacattaaaaattaaaattgatgtataaacattaaaaattaaaattgttattataccaatttcaGAAGTTGCCAAGTTGTATTGAGTGATcattttatcacatttcatagTTAGTGAGATGACTagaaatgtaatttacccatatatatattgtatatttagCAATTGATTAAAGGGTTTGGAAAAGTATTGTTCATGGCAGAGACCTTTGTAAACAAGGGATTGGTTGGAAAATAAGGAAAGGTGATGGAATGGTAATGGTGAATGGATGCATCCAGGATGGCTCTGACTCGGAAATAAACGATCGACACAACTGTGTGAAGCTGACAAACTTTATAACTAATGGGGAGGAGAATGGGATGAGCATGGGTTAACTCGCCTATTAGATCATGGGATGGCTAATAACCTGAGAAGGTGATGGGTGGAACAGATAGGAAGCTGTGGGTCTTGAACAACAATGGTGAGTATTCAGTCAAATCCGGATACGAATACTTAATTCAGAATGAAACAATGGAAGATGGAGATAGGTTGCAGGGGGAAAAGTATTAGACGTCTTGCTTGGAAGAAAGGGACCGCAAATTTTGGGGTGGCCGGAACTAAATTTGCAAGCTTCTGCAGCACTTTGCATGGGGCTGTTTTGTTCGTAACAAGAGAAGCAAtgcttgaggcaaagaagattgGATTAACTATAGCTATTTTTTGCATCTAATATGAAACCTTTATGCAGGGCTCTTGATCGGGAGACTCCAACCAGAGGCGGAGGACATCAAAGCATCGAATAATACATTACTGTTACAACATATCTGGACTGAGTTTAACACAGTTACCCAAAAAAAAAGGGGTTTATTTATAGTATTATTAGCAAAATTTTTACATTACAAAGTGTTAGTAAAGAGAATTATAAGTAAAGCAAGTAGCAATAATGGAGGAAATACATATGAATAATGAAGGAACTAATGTAGCATTCAACAGCTTAGCCACACCAAAGTAACCAGACAATGTTATTGTTCCATCGGCAATAACTCGAGCTAGTGTACCAGCTTCCGTCGATAAAAGCCCTCCGTTATAAGTTCCCCGAGAAAGCCTCGACGACATGACACGAGACAAGAGCGATAAGTTCACACCTGATCATCAAAGAGAACCCGAGAATTACATCTGGGAAAACATAAGGTATGGTGAAGCAAAAAAATGTACCTTCAAGCACTTCGGCGGATACAAAAGTGATCAGTGCCGAGCCAACATATTGAGGTACGGAATATGGGATTCCAATATGGAAGCTTAGGAGTATACCGATCAACACCATGATTTCGGATGCTAGAAGAACTTGCCTGGAATTTAAGTAAAAGGTAAAATATGCGTAAATTTATTGGATTACAGTTGGACCTTAACCGGCCGAGCCATGCCCAAATACTACCAAGCTCGAACTCAACTCGAAATTCGAAACTTGATACTCGGGTTGAgcttaattgaatatttgtttttaaaCTCTTTTACCAATTTTTGTTCTCAAATTTGAACTTGAGCTTGGTTCAATAATTAAGATTAgtgttaataatatattaaagataataatataatttaataatataaaaatatgaaaagtttgaTAAGGCTCGCGAGCTATTTGAGTCAACTATTACTAAGCTCGAAGTCGGCTCGACCAATAGCTCGAGCTTAGCTCAATAATTACCGAattgtgtttgaatttttttaagtcaAACTTGAGTAACTTGAGAGCACCAGTTTCTCATTTATACCCCTAGTAGGACCTTAAACCGGGAAACGCCGTACCTTTCTTCAAACATATTGCTGATGTAAGTACCGACGATGATGTTTACAGGAAGTACGGTTAACCCGAGACATGCAAGAAAGATGGCTACACTGTTGGTTGACCATATGAAGTAATATGCTGTGATGACACTTGCTTCGGCAAGTAATATCTCCATTGCGTATTTAAGCATAAAATAAACCAATAGTTGCACCTGTTGAATGATAAGCGCCGAGTTAGTTCGGAGGATAGAAGTTTCATGTGAGCTAAAATTTTGTTATACCTTCACAGATGGTGTGAGTAACCTATATGCTGATACGATAGATGTGACGGGTTTACGGGTTTTCTCACAAGATTCATCCTCACCATCATCGTATTCTTGGTCTCCATTTTCACCTTGTTTCGGTTCCATGTTTAGAAGCAGTGGCTGCGTGATACCGTTCTCTACTGCATAGTTCACCACCGTCCCTGAAACGGGCAAAGTTTGTTCCGTGAATAAACTATTGAACAAATACATACAATGAACTAAAATGAGAAGTGTTTGATCGTGTTGACCAACCAGCACGAACTTCTTGCGGTATTATGTCCCGCTTGATCTCTTGAGGAGGTTCTCGAAACGAAATCAACAACCACAATAAGTAGACGAGCCATGAAATAGCCATAATCCAACCAGGTAAAGTTTCCTGATTAAACGTGAGCTTGTAAATCTTAAAATCGGTTTGAAATAAGCAAGCTAGAGCAGGACCGCATGCCATTCCGAGGGCACTTGCACTAACAAAGCCCGCAGATGCTCGCATCCGGAGTTTATGTGGCACACAATCGCTGATATAACGCCTGTTTACAGCTCGAGCAGAACCTAACCTGTGAATATACATCGGCAAGAACTCGTTTATTAATATAGTGATAGTACCGAAACAAATTGTTTAAATGAACAAACTTACCCACAAAATAATCGACCAACAAGAAGAACTACTATCGAGTTAAGATCATAAGCCAGAGCATACAAGGTGTTCCCAATAAGAAGCACGATGCTACTAAATACAAGTGGTCTCAAATATGATCGGTTTGACCAGGCACTAAAGTAAACCGAAGAGAACACTTGTGCAACAGCCATTGAACCGATCACAACACCACAAACGGTTGCTGCAGCTCCGAGGCTAAGGGAATAGTCATCAGCCGTTGGCACAATAATATACGTGTTGACCATGTATAAAAATGTGTTAACCAAATTCAATAGCAACGACATGAAATGATATCTCTGTTCCGCAACATCATCTTCAGATGGACTCGGTAAATCATCTTGCATTATAAACGCATGTTTCCCCAAAAACTCGAGAAAATTCGTCGAATTCGATAATTTGTTTACCGCTGCTTTTATAGAATGAACTATGGGGTCCTGCAAGTTTTAAAACCTTTGGTTTTTTACTCGGGAATTTGATGTCCACAAACAAACATTGGATAAATAGTGAAAAGATCCAAGAAAAAAACCGGATGAGATAAAGCAGGTTGATCATATATAGATACGTAGTTCCCTTGATGATCTTGCAAGTCTGCAAGATTACGAGATATGGCTCCAACAACAGCCCCGATACCCTGCATGAATTGCTTTCATTCACATGAACAAGACTATAGGAACAAGGAGAACATCGATTCGAAAAATGGGGATGTTATTACCACATGCCGGAAAACTTGTCGGAGCTGGGAATACGGATGATTAGCTCGTGTTTTGACATAGTAATTAGTGAATCGATAGCCGAACcgtttatcgaatttcttcaaaaTCTTTCTCAATCCAATTGCATTCATCTCAACAAAAAAGAGAAGCCTTAAAAGATCATGTCCTACACCTCTATATGCTTCTTGTAACTCACAAATTTTAGAACCTCCATTAGAGAGCTGTAAAATTACATCATGTTGTTCCCTAAGATCACATAATCTGTTTGCTAGTTGTCCTTGTTGTTCCAGCAGAAATAATACAATCTTTTCAatctaaaacaaaagaaaaacagtAAACAAGGCTTGTTTTTGCAATTACTtgttattgtaaaataaaaaagggttaaatCACTATTTGCGACCTAGGACCTGAACTTGACAGCAAACCCCACACTGGGGCTTGAGCTTTTTTAGTCCAAGTTAATTGCTAAACTTAGAATTGTTCCCACATTGGGACCTTCTTTCTCGAATTGGGCcttcaaacttttttttctcAATATTAGTCCCTGACTTAGGAATGATTCCCATATTGGGACTTAAACTTGGCCATTATTTCTAAGTTAGACTTGaactttaaggttttcaaaaaaatatcaaGGATTTAAGATTAGGGAAAGTTAGTCCCTAAAATTTGGAATCATCCACACATTGGGACCTGAATTTGATAATAATTCccacatttgctgaattttaggaaattttaagattttcaagaaaatattaGGGACTGACTTAAACTTTTTTGTTAGTCCCTAAACTTGAGAATGATTCCCATATTAAGACTTGATAATTATTCTCACATTAGAGCTAGATTTTAGGATTTTTGAAAATTCAAGTCCCAATATGGAAAAATTACCAAGAAAAAGATTCCAGTTTAAAGactaatttgagaaaaaaatagttCAGGTCCCTAATGTGATAGTAGTTATCAAATTCAGCCCAAAAAGTGATTTAACCCAAAGAAAATTTTCAATCCAATTTGTTTAAAAAAGCTTACTTGACTATCTAACATTCTTGAGAAATCCTTAAGAACATAATGGTGATCTTGTGCTCCAATTTCAAGTTGCTGAGCATATCTATTAACTTTCTTCTTCAATAATTTGTAGTTTATGTAATACctgcaaaaataaacacattttaagcatatatttcaagaactatatatatacatatatatgtatatacatacccTTGCCATTCTTGAATTTGTGACTCTTTCAACTTCTTCCCAAAAGCCACCATCTTTCAATCAAAATTCAGTTCATTCctataaagaaaaaaacaagCAGAAAATACAATAAATGAAGGAAATATATGAACTTTAACTTTAAAAAGAAAACGTTTATATATCGACAAATTTGGAATCTTTAAAACTGTAGAAAAATACACAAACCAAATGAAGAAAATCCCAGAAACAGTGAAAAAGAAACAATCTTTTCTGTTCATTTGCGTTTGATATAAGCGTAGAAGACAGGAGAAATACTTGAGCAAAGAAATTTCAAGTactaggaaaataaaataataacaaaaaaggaaTCCTTGGACTAAATAGACATTAGAGGGAGTACCTTTATAAGGATTTTGAGAATCAGAATATTTTATTGTGAACCGAAAGAAAAAAGGGCAAGAAAAGAGGGGGGAATTTGGAAGAAAATCAAAAAGAACGGCCGATTGAACAAAATctagaaaaaagaaaagggctTGTGAAAATTGCgcgaaatttataataaaaaaatggtatTTTTGGGGTGGCAAAAAAATCGATTTACGATGTAACGAAGAAATAAAAACACGTGACATGCAAAATTGTTTTACACGTGTATAAGTAATGCACCGCAAAATCCATGGATTCTCCTGCTTTTCGTACATTTACAACACTTGGTATCTATGCCATATATTAAAAGTCTTTCCGAATTAGTTTTTGTGCGccatattaaaatgaaaatttttatgtatttttaatgttaaaaactaatttttatgttaaaataaagtATACGTAAATGCGTAATTGTCTGATTATTTTGTTAgtcatattaattttataataaaaatagataaaatttttaatagagataattaatttagtctttgatctaatatataaggactaatttatctatttttaaaataaagagggaaaatacaatttaacttatAGTGTAGAGACTTTCATGGTACTTTGACCATATTCGAGTTTGTGTAACCTGGTGATGTTTGCACTTGATCGAATCGATTGATTGGACCGACTGAAATGAGAATCGGTTGGGGGTATCAATCCAGAAAATAACTTTGAACCAGTTAGATCGAGAATCAGTACAAACcagttgaattaatttttttaatatatttttaatttttaaattttttaatcaaactaGTGATCTGACCAGTTCGACCATTGATTTGGTCCTAAAAATATTGGTGTCACTCATTAATTTAGTTAAGGACAAATTAAGAAATTTTGTTTGAAGAAGTCgagataaaattctaaaatattgaaatggccaaagctaaaaaattaattctaaaagtgCTTAGATTatataattagtttttaaaagagaccaaaattatcattttaataataaaaggacttaaattgaaaaattaatactTGAGATGGACTACTAATGATATTTTTCCATTGGTCAAGAAATAAGTATTATTTTAAGATGTTTTTctcattttatattttgataattttagaaatatattcatataactaaaattactcaactttaatttttaaatcaatttctataaatttaTTGCATAATTATTTTCACTCAAATTGTGGTTGTTTCATAATTAGTATTCATTACATGAGAACTAAAATAAGAAATAGTTTCATCAAAATTTAAGAGgactattttttttaaagcacaatatgcaatgtgtatatgtatttaaAGTTTGATTCGTGTATCTTAAATATACGTATGGTGGCCTCAAAAAATAGTAGATTTACcctttaactttttcaaaatttataaagttacaaattagtataataataaaattacactttcaccataaaaaaaattttaagacactttttttaattattattataggttctgattatattcttttttttatatagaatatctagaattactcataacctcttctcaactcataaataagaaaataatgcgTTTCAGCACATTCAAACCCCCATATTCATATATTGACAAAATGTTCATACTAATtagagttaagactcaatcgcaAGTCATTTAGTGGaattaatcttttaaatattattaaagttgaaatttaatatatatattatatatataatatacattaatgGGCTAAGAAAAAGTAGGCTCAAACTAGGCCTTATTTAAATTGGGCTTGGACAGCTACTGAAATCCAGTCCATAACTCTTACATAACTAGAAATTCCATTTGTAAACAAGGTTAACATAGTATAAAATctattaaaatccaaaaataaaatcttaatgattctaatataatgttttatatgctaaataatacataataaaacaagataataattaattttttcatatttaaagatcattaaaaaaatgctaataaaatgatgaaagaaaAGTTGAGACTTGAGCACATTTGCACataatagaatttaaatattaatgggtcaagtttcattttaattatttttaaaatggtgaattttactTTATTATGATTTTTGTGTAAATAAGTAATAtgctactatatatatataacatagtcATTATCTGCAAATATGCATGTCCCATTTGCCATCCTTAATAACAACAACTACTTAAACACCACTTTACAATTATATATCAAAGgagttatattatattttatcttatttatttaaaaaatgaataaattaatttctgtacgttagttaaaaaataaattaatcccttttattaaaaatttcatacatttgtattgttaaaaactaacgAAGTGTACCACATGTACCTTTTGCTGGCGTACAAGAATTAGTTTTTTAACagtagaaaataaatgaaatttttaataaaagaataaatttacTCTTTAAACTAACATACaagaattaatttattaatttgttgaataaaaaaataatctactTTTACTAtacttatatacatatttatgtaGGTAGAAAAGTAGGTCAAATTCACTTACAATATCTCTTGGAGTGTCCTCAGAAAAGTTGATAGAATTACAGTAGCAGCTGAACCAGAATGACACACGA
It encodes the following:
- the LOC107923595 gene encoding SPX domain-containing membrane protein At4g22990 encodes the protein MVAFGKKLKESQIQEWQGYYINYKLLKKKVNRYAQQLEIGAQDHHYVLKDFSRMLDSQIEKIVLFLLEQQGQLANRLCDLREQHDVILQLSNGGSKICELQEAYRGVGHDLLRLLFFVEMNAIGLRKILKKFDKRFGYRFTNYYVKTRANHPYSQLRQVFRHVGIGAVVGAISRNLADLQDHQGNYVSIYDQPALSHPDPIVHSIKAAVNKLSNSTNFLEFLGKHAFIMQDDLPSPSEDDVAEQRYHFMSLLLNLVNTFLYMVNTYIIVPTADDYSLSLGAAATVCGVVIGSMAVAQVFSSVYFSAWSNRSYLRPLVFSSIVLLIGNTLYALAYDLNSIVVLLVGRLFCGLGSARAVNRRYISDCVPHKLRMRASAGFVSASALGMACGPALACLFQTDFKIYKLTFNQETLPGWIMAISWLVYLLWLLISFREPPQEIKRDIIPQEVRAGTVVNYAVENGITQPLLLNMEPKQGENGDQEYDDGEDESCEKTRKPVTSIVSAYRLLTPSVKVQLLVYFMLKYAMEILLAEASVITAYYFIWSTNSVAIFLACLGLTVLPVNIIVGTYISNMFEERQVLLASEIMVLIGILLSFHIGIPYSVPQYVGSALITFVSAEVLEGVNLSLLSRVMSSRLSRGTYNGGLLSTEAGTLARVIADGTITLSGYFGVAKLLNATLVPSLFICISSIIATCFTYNSLY